A single window of Aspergillus oryzae RIB40 DNA, chromosome 8 DNA harbors:
- a CDS encoding uncharacterized protein (predicted protein) — translation MQNSVKPPEVLLIIAPWDLSVSFLERLPTISPGIRVITFKCNMQDMERPRAISQETWNSVTIRLTRNYLPGKEQIPNLRYIQFHTAGCNHIADTSLFEDSDVSFGTANGVHPQVVAWVLSGRKLTTRSSQIAEWVVTTLLGFQHHYEDTEDAVGLRMCVHHPSVGMKDRVLLSCIGCTGRQCARLANALGMDVHAFTLHERPTPESKGDHSYVEAGMDDPNGDIPSRWYHGCDQLNEFLAGLDLLAITLPLTSLTWSMIAREQFQTLGKRNAFVSNVGQGPIVNNDDLVDALNNGKIRGAAVDVTDPEPLPAGHPLWKAKNVITTMSEF, via the exons ATGCAGAACTCGGTCAAACCTCCAGAAGTACTGCTGATCATAGCTCCATGGGATCTCTCAGTGTCCTTCCTCGAACGTCTACCAACGATTAGTCCCGGAATCCGAGTAATCACCTTTAAATGTAACATGCAGGACATGGAGAGGCCCCGAGCGATATCTCAGGAGACCTGGAACTCAGTCACTATTCGTCTCACACGGAACTACCTcccaggaaaagaacagaTTCCCAATTTGCGATACATACAATTTCACACTGCCGGTTGCAACCACATCGCAGACACATCTCTTTTTGAGGACAGCGATGTATCATTCGGTACAGCGAACGGTGTTCACCCGCAGGTGGTTGCTTGGGTTCTCTCTGGACGCAAGCTGACAACGCGCAGTTCACAAATCGCCGAATGGGTCGTTACTACTTTACTCGGTTTCCAACATCATT ACGAAGACACGGAGGATGCTGTCGGTTTACGAATGTGCGTACACCACCCATCGGTGGGAATGAAAGATAGGGTTCTCTTATCGTGTATAGGGTGCACTGGGCGTCAGTGCGCACGCTTAGCGAATGCGCTCGGGATGGACGTTCATGCTTTTACCCTACACGAACGGCCGACTCCAGAGTCTAAGGGTGATCATTCGTACGTTGAGGCGGGAATGGATGATCCCAACGGCGACATTCCATCCCGATGGTACCATGGCTGCGATCAGTTAAATGAGTTCCTTGCCGGTCTTGATCTACTGGCTATTACTCTACCCCTTACCTCGCTAACCTGGAGCATGATCGCTCGTGAACAGTTCCAAACTCTCGGGAAGCGGAATGCCTTCGTCAGCAACGTTGGACAGGGTCCAATCGTGAACAATGATGACCTCGTGGATGCTTTGAATAACGGGAAGATCAGAGGAGCTGCGGTTGATGTCACGGACCCCGAACCATTACCTGCGGGGCATCCACtgtggaaggcgaagaatgTCATCACTACCATGAGCGAGTTCTGA